From one Pithys albifrons albifrons isolate INPA30051 chromosome 22, PitAlb_v1, whole genome shotgun sequence genomic stretch:
- the TMEM51 gene encoding transmembrane protein 51, whose protein sequence is MMAQSRANGSHYALTAIGLGMLVLGIIMAVWNLVPGFGPPEKPTAHAGNSSKPDRGSGGILKSKTFSVAYVLVGAGLLLLLLSICLNIRDKKRQSEDIAIAHVQRQVSAEPSQQEDSQEEDEDVSSQYYVPSYEEVMNTGYSEPRDLDRSNRLSMSLPSYESLTGLDESSHAPGGAGVERQPSRHNSRLSKRLKPLKVRRIKSEKMHLKDIRLNLDQGNSIVPITIEPLTPPPKYEEIQDKAPVSQQMP, encoded by the exons atgatGGCCCAGTCCCGGGCCAACGGCTCCCACTATGCCCTGACAGCCATCGGGCTGGGGATGCTCGTCCTTGGCATCATCATGGCTGTCTGGAACCTCGTCCCCGGCTTCGGTCCCCCCGAAAAACCCACTGCCCAtgctggaaacagcagcaaaccCGACCGTGGCTCTGGGGGCATCTTGAAGAGCAAGACCTTCTCGGTGGCATACGTGTTGGTGGGAGCGGGattgctcctgctcctgctctccatATGCCTCAACATCCGGGACAAGAAGAGGCAGAGCGAAGACATCGCCATTGCGCATGTTCAACGCCAGGTGTCTGCAGAGCCCTCGCAGCAGGAGGACAG TCAAGAAGAGGATGAAGACGTATCTTCCCAGTACTATGTGCCCAGCTATGAGGAGGTGATGAACACGGGCTACTCGGAGCCCAGAGACTTGGACAGGAGCAACAGGCTGAGCATGTCCCTACCCTCCTATGAGTCGCTGACAGGGCTGGATGAGAGCAGCCATGCTCCAGGAGGTGCAGGAGTGGAGAGACAGCCCAGCCGGCACAACTCCCGCCTCAGCAAGCGCCTGAAGCCACTGAAGGTCCGGAGGATCAAGTCAGAGAAGATGCACCTGAAGGACATCAGGCTAAACCTGGATCAGGGGAACAGCATTGTCCCTATCACGATAGAACCCCTCACCCCTCCGCCCAAGTACGAGGAGATCCAGGACAAAGCACCAGTGAGCCAGCAAAtgccttaa